A section of the Rubritalea squalenifaciens DSM 18772 genome encodes:
- the hsdR gene encoding EcoAI/FtnUII family type I restriction enzme subunit R produces the protein MNEAETRAELIDPALKEAGWGVVDRSRILRERNCQISQGRLLGAGKRAKPEIADYILVHRNRKLAVIEAKKRDLPITQGVGQAKQYASKLQTRFAYSTNGIGIYRIDMHTGQECEIDTFPTPEELWAATFSTECDWRDRFASIPFEDKGGAWQPRYYQDIAITRALDAVAGGKDRILLTLATGTGKTAIAFQIAWKLFHAKWNSSREPTRRPRILFLADRNILADQAFNAFNAFEEDALVRIDPSSIRKKGKVPKNGSVFFTIFQTFTAGFDYETDKPKPNFGDYPEDFFDFIIIDECHRGGAKDESSWRDILEYFSAATQLGLTATPLRKHNADTYRYFGEPVYTYALKDGINDGFLTPFKVHQITTTLDDYVYTSDDDIIEGDVTVGKVYEEADFNRVIEIKEREKKRVEIFLNSIDQREKSIVFCATQLHALAVRDLINQLKTSTEPNYCARVTADDGALGEQHLKQFQDNEKTIPTILTTSQKLSTGVDARNVRHIVLMRPVNSMIEFKQIVGRGTRLYDGKDYFTIHDFVKAYRHFADPEWDGEPLEPEEPRPVTPREPCKACGNRPCTCEKPPTEPCSECGELDCICGKQSILKIKLADGKERRIKHLVQTSFWDADGKPLSSREFLIKLYGEIPEFFKDEQELRTLWSHPNTRLKLLEGLAEKGYGIVQLKELAKLIEAENSDIYDVLVHIAYAREPLTREQRVEDHADLIHSHYTDKQQAFIDYILSSYIQNGTEELEPSKLPSFINIKYGSVHDAMSELGDAAAIKSLFDSFQQHLYEETDDGTQATA, from the coding sequence ATGAACGAAGCAGAAACCCGAGCCGAACTGATCGACCCCGCCCTCAAGGAGGCTGGCTGGGGCGTCGTTGACCGCTCGCGGATTCTGCGCGAACGTAACTGCCAAATTTCGCAAGGACGCCTTCTAGGGGCTGGGAAACGAGCAAAGCCGGAAATCGCCGACTACATCCTCGTTCACCGGAACCGCAAGCTCGCAGTCATCGAGGCAAAGAAGCGCGACTTACCAATCACTCAAGGCGTTGGGCAGGCGAAACAATACGCCTCCAAGCTCCAGACCCGCTTCGCCTACTCCACCAACGGGATCGGCATCTACCGCATCGACATGCACACCGGGCAGGAGTGCGAGATCGACACCTTCCCTACCCCTGAAGAACTCTGGGCGGCCACCTTCTCCACGGAATGTGATTGGCGTGACCGCTTCGCCTCCATTCCCTTCGAGGACAAAGGCGGAGCATGGCAGCCCCGCTACTATCAAGACATTGCCATCACACGTGCTCTCGACGCCGTCGCAGGTGGTAAAGATCGTATCCTTCTCACCCTTGCGACGGGTACGGGCAAGACAGCCATCGCCTTCCAAATCGCTTGGAAGCTCTTCCATGCCAAGTGGAACTCCAGCCGCGAGCCCACACGCCGCCCTCGCATCCTCTTTCTCGCCGACCGCAACATTCTTGCCGACCAAGCCTTCAACGCCTTCAACGCGTTCGAGGAAGACGCCCTAGTCCGTATCGACCCTAGCTCTATCCGCAAGAAGGGCAAAGTCCCCAAGAACGGCAGCGTCTTCTTTACCATCTTCCAAACCTTCACCGCTGGTTTCGACTACGAGACAGACAAGCCAAAACCTAACTTCGGCGACTACCCGGAGGATTTCTTCGACTTCATCATCATTGATGAGTGCCACCGTGGCGGAGCCAAGGACGAATCCAGTTGGCGCGACATCTTGGAATACTTCTCTGCGGCGACTCAACTGGGGCTAACAGCAACCCCGCTTCGTAAGCACAATGCCGACACCTACCGCTACTTCGGCGAGCCAGTCTACACCTACGCGCTCAAGGACGGCATTAACGACGGATTCCTCACCCCCTTCAAAGTTCACCAGATAACCACCACCCTCGACGACTACGTCTATACTTCAGACGATGACATCATCGAAGGCGACGTCACCGTCGGCAAGGTGTACGAGGAAGCAGACTTCAACCGGGTTATCGAGATCAAGGAGCGCGAGAAGAAGCGCGTCGAGATTTTCCTCAACTCCATCGACCAACGCGAGAAGTCCATCGTCTTTTGTGCCACCCAACTCCACGCACTCGCCGTTCGCGACCTCATCAACCAGCTAAAGACAAGTACGGAGCCCAACTACTGCGCCCGCGTCACAGCCGATGACGGAGCACTGGGCGAGCAACACCTCAAACAGTTCCAGGATAACGAGAAAACCATCCCGACCATCCTGACGACCTCCCAGAAGCTCTCCACGGGAGTTGACGCCCGCAATGTCCGCCACATCGTCCTCATGCGCCCAGTGAACTCCATGATCGAGTTCAAGCAGATCGTCGGACGTGGAACCCGCCTCTACGACGGCAAGGACTACTTCACCATTCACGACTTCGTGAAGGCCTACCGCCACTTCGCCGACCCTGAGTGGGACGGCGAACCGCTGGAGCCGGAGGAACCGCGCCCAGTCACTCCACGCGAGCCTTGCAAAGCATGCGGCAACCGCCCTTGCACCTGCGAGAAGCCACCTACGGAGCCATGCTCCGAATGCGGGGAACTCGACTGCATCTGTGGCAAGCAATCCATTCTCAAAATCAAACTAGCCGACGGCAAAGAGCGTCGCATCAAACACCTCGTGCAAACCTCATTCTGGGACGCCGACGGCAAACCGCTTTCATCGAGGGAATTTCTCATAAAACTCTACGGCGAGATTCCTGAGTTCTTTAAGGACGAGCAAGAGCTTCGTACCCTATGGAGCCACCCTAACACCCGCCTGAAGCTGCTAGAAGGTCTCGCAGAGAAGGGCTATGGCATCGTGCAGCTCAAAGAGCTGGCCAAACTCATCGAGGCAGAGAACAGCGACATCTATGACGTTCTCGTCCACATCGCCTACGCCCGCGAACCCCTCACCCGCGAGCAACGCGTCGAAGATCACGCCGACCTCATCCACTCGCACTACACGGACAAGCAGCAGGCCTTCATCGACTACATCCTTTCCTCGTACATCCAGAACGGCACGGAGGAGCTTGAGCCCTCCAAGCTGCCCTCGTTCATCAACATCAAGTACGGCAGTGTTCACGACGCTATGAGCGAGCTAGGCGA
- a CDS encoding helix-turn-helix domain-containing protein, with amino-acid sequence MSNDLTIFGRRLKQARKMRGWSLAQLREQIGQIVSIAALSKYEKGQSMASSKVLVALSEALDVSLDYLFRDFEVDLDRIRFRKMSTLPKKEQNRVIEEARDFFERYFEIEELVDPRPKFESPIKSSLTQDYEAMADLLRKKWNIGEDPIPNVHALLEEKGIKVWYAKNCDEKFDGFSAETNRGPVIVVSAQKTAARKRMTALHELAHILCEPMQMDEKEEEKFVKGFTGAILLPKNALYSMLGNSRKSIPLGELLEIKKRYGISMGGIVMRAVQLDILPQDYVRRFFGFGPGKDWRKREPWDNRLGRIFPETHVRYRQLVFRAYGEDLITISQAANYLGCSIEEANQQLNAPFFEE; translated from the coding sequence ATGAGCAACGACCTAACTATTTTCGGAAGACGACTAAAACAAGCGCGCAAAATGCGTGGTTGGTCACTAGCCCAATTACGTGAGCAAATCGGCCAAATCGTGAGCATTGCAGCCCTTTCAAAATATGAGAAAGGCCAATCTATGGCCTCTTCAAAAGTTCTCGTAGCACTCTCAGAAGCCCTAGATGTTTCACTAGACTACCTTTTTCGCGACTTTGAAGTCGATCTTGATAGGATTCGTTTCCGTAAAATGAGCACTCTTCCAAAAAAAGAGCAAAATAGAGTTATTGAAGAAGCCCGAGACTTCTTTGAGCGCTATTTCGAAATAGAAGAACTCGTTGACCCAAGGCCTAAATTTGAATCTCCCATCAAAAGCTCGCTAACTCAGGATTACGAAGCCATGGCTGATTTACTTCGCAAAAAGTGGAACATTGGTGAAGACCCTATCCCCAATGTTCACGCTTTATTGGAGGAAAAAGGCATCAAAGTATGGTATGCAAAAAATTGCGACGAGAAGTTCGATGGATTTTCTGCGGAAACTAACCGTGGCCCTGTAATTGTAGTGTCAGCACAAAAAACTGCGGCACGCAAGCGTATGACCGCCTTACACGAACTAGCTCATATTTTATGTGAGCCTATGCAAATGGATGAAAAAGAGGAAGAGAAGTTTGTCAAAGGTTTCACTGGAGCAATTCTGCTGCCGAAAAATGCTCTTTATTCCATGTTAGGGAATTCACGCAAGAGTATCCCATTAGGGGAACTCCTAGAAATCAAAAAACGCTATGGTATTTCTATGGGCGGAATCGTCATGAGAGCTGTACAGCTCGATATCCTACCGCAAGACTATGTCAGAAGGTTCTTCGGCTTTGGGCCGGGTAAAGATTGGCGCAAGAGAGAACCATGGGATAATAGACTTGGTAGGATTTTTCCTGAAACCCATGTCCGATATCGACAGCTCGTATTCCGCGCTTATGGAGAAGACCTTATAACTATTTCTCAAGCCGCCAATTACCTAGGCTGCTCCATTGAAGAGGCGAACCAACAACTAAACGCTCCATTCTTTGAAGAATAA
- a CDS encoding restriction endonuclease subunit S, whose translation MSKWPVKTLKEVCTAFQYGSSSKSESKGEIPVLRMGNLQDGEIIWGDLKFSSDLDEIKKYQLVKNDVLFNRTNSAELVGKAALFNGARPAIHAGYLIRVQTNSELLNATYLNYFLNCATTRAHGFSVMSKSVNQANINASKLKEYKIPVPPLSEQERIVAILDEAFESIATAIAHTERKLHNARELFQSTLQSTFQKIGEDWPETTLGEICKFTGGSQPPKSEFHKDPAPERVRLIQIRDYKSDKHIVYVDKDKVRRFCSTDDVMIGRYGPPIFQILRGLEGAYNVALIKAIPDERRISKDFLAAFLRTPAMYAYVEKASSRAAGQSGVNKNALNPYPIHLPSLHMQNLVVAKLDMISDETHQLEQLYQKQLNSYAELKQSLLHQAFSGKL comes from the coding sequence ATGAGTAAATGGCCTGTTAAAACACTCAAGGAGGTGTGCACCGCCTTTCAATACGGCTCTTCATCAAAGTCGGAATCAAAAGGTGAGATCCCTGTGTTAAGAATGGGGAATTTACAAGACGGTGAGATAATTTGGGGTGATCTCAAATTCTCTTCCGATTTAGATGAAATTAAAAAGTATCAGCTCGTTAAAAATGATGTTCTTTTTAATCGCACCAATAGCGCCGAGCTCGTCGGAAAAGCCGCTTTATTTAATGGAGCCAGACCCGCCATTCACGCAGGCTACCTGATTAGAGTACAAACTAACTCAGAACTACTCAACGCTACATACCTCAACTATTTCTTAAATTGTGCCACAACTCGCGCGCATGGTTTTTCAGTGATGTCAAAAAGCGTTAATCAGGCAAACATTAACGCCTCGAAACTAAAAGAATATAAAATCCCCGTCCCTCCCCTATCTGAGCAAGAGCGCATCGTCGCCATCCTCGACGAAGCCTTCGAATCCATCGCCACCGCCATCGCCCACACCGAGCGCAAGCTCCATAACGCCCGCGAACTCTTCCAGTCCACCCTCCAATCCACCTTTCAAAAGATAGGAGAGGACTGGCCAGAGACAACCCTAGGAGAGATTTGCAAGTTCACGGGAGGCTCTCAACCTCCAAAATCAGAATTTCATAAAGACCCAGCTCCTGAGAGAGTTCGCCTCATTCAAATACGTGATTATAAATCCGATAAACACATTGTATATGTGGATAAAGATAAGGTTAGAAGGTTCTGTTCAACCGATGATGTCATGATCGGAAGATATGGACCTCCAATTTTCCAGATTCTCAGAGGACTAGAAGGTGCGTACAACGTTGCTCTCATCAAGGCTATCCCTGACGAAAGGCGTATATCTAAAGACTTCTTAGCTGCATTTCTCAGAACACCGGCAATGTATGCATACGTCGAAAAAGCTTCATCCAGAGCTGCTGGACAGAGCGGTGTAAATAAAAACGCACTAAATCCTTATCCTATTCATCTACCATCATTACATATGCAGAATTTAGTCGTCGCTAAACTCGACATGATCTCTGATGAAACTCACCAGCTCGAACAACTATACCAGAAGCAACTCAACTCCTACGCCGAGCTGAAACAATCCCTCCTCCACCAAGCCTTCTCCGGCAAGCTATGA
- a CDS encoding N-6 DNA methylase, with product MFEQTFKNLDDVLWKEAGCSSELDYTEQTSWLLFLKYLDDLEQDKAQHAILEGRDYSPIIEEKFRWSAWAAPKNASGEIDHNTALTGSDLIDFVNLQLFPYLKGFKQRAASPDTIEYKIGEIFGEITNKFQSGYSLREALDLIDSLQFRSQKQKHELSDLYETRIKNMGNAGRNGGEYYTPRPLIRAMIEVCQPKIGERVYDGACGSAGFLCEAYDHLRATKGLTASQLQTLQTSTLYGKEKKSLAYVIAIMNLILHGVETPNIIHGNTLADHDQDIQEKDRFDLILANPPFGGKERKEVQQNFPIKTGETAFLFLQHFIRSLRAGGRAAVVIKNTFLSNSDNASVALRRELLDSCNLHTVLDCPGGTFQGAGVKTVVLFFEKGAPTRKTWFYQLSEEKLGRRLGKTNPLNDTDLADFIEKQKTFATSEYSWSLDRADIPEDTCDLSVKNPHTPEEEPLREPAAIIAEIRHLDKEAESILENIEGIIK from the coding sequence GTGTTTGAACAGACCTTCAAGAACCTAGACGACGTCCTCTGGAAAGAGGCTGGGTGCTCATCTGAGCTAGACTATACCGAGCAGACCTCATGGCTCCTCTTCCTCAAATACTTGGACGACTTGGAGCAGGACAAAGCCCAGCACGCCATTCTTGAAGGCAGGGACTACTCCCCCATTATCGAGGAGAAATTCCGCTGGTCTGCATGGGCTGCCCCGAAGAACGCCTCCGGCGAGATCGACCACAACACAGCCCTCACGGGCTCAGACCTCATCGACTTCGTAAACCTTCAGCTCTTCCCCTACCTCAAGGGCTTCAAACAGCGTGCCGCCTCCCCGGACACCATCGAGTACAAGATCGGTGAGATTTTCGGCGAGATTACCAATAAGTTCCAGTCCGGCTATTCCCTCCGCGAGGCGCTTGACCTCATCGACTCCCTTCAGTTCCGCTCGCAGAAGCAAAAGCACGAGCTTTCAGACCTCTACGAGACCCGCATCAAGAACATGGGCAACGCTGGCCGCAACGGCGGCGAATACTACACCCCCCGCCCGCTCATCCGCGCCATGATCGAGGTATGCCAGCCCAAGATTGGAGAACGCGTCTACGATGGCGCTTGCGGCTCCGCTGGCTTCCTCTGCGAGGCCTACGACCACCTACGCGCCACCAAGGGGCTCACCGCCTCCCAGCTCCAGACACTCCAGACTTCCACCCTCTACGGCAAGGAGAAGAAATCCCTCGCCTACGTCATCGCCATCATGAACCTCATCCTGCATGGCGTGGAAACCCCTAACATCATCCACGGCAATACCCTTGCCGACCACGACCAAGACATTCAGGAGAAAGACCGCTTCGACCTCATTCTAGCCAACCCGCCCTTCGGCGGCAAAGAGCGCAAAGAAGTCCAGCAGAACTTCCCGATCAAGACGGGCGAGACCGCCTTCCTCTTCCTCCAGCACTTCATCCGCTCACTTCGTGCCGGTGGCCGCGCCGCCGTCGTCATCAAGAACACCTTCCTGAGCAACTCGGACAACGCCTCCGTTGCCCTCCGCCGCGAACTCCTGGACTCGTGCAACCTCCACACCGTGTTGGACTGCCCCGGCGGCACCTTCCAAGGCGCGGGCGTCAAGACCGTCGTGCTCTTCTTTGAGAAAGGCGCACCCACCCGCAAGACATGGTTCTACCAGCTCAGCGAGGAAAAGCTTGGACGCCGCCTTGGCAAGACCAACCCGCTTAACGACACCGACCTTGCCGACTTCATCGAAAAGCAGAAGACCTTCGCCACATCGGAATACTCATGGAGCCTCGACCGCGCAGACATCCCTGAGGACACCTGCGACCTCTCAGTCAAGAACCCGCACACCCCGGAGGAAGAGCCGCTACGCGAACCCGCCGCTATCATCGCCGAAATCCGCCATCTCGACAAAGAGGCCGAGTCCATCCTCGAAAATATTGAAGGGATTATCAAATGA